Within Microbacterium proteolyticum, the genomic segment GTCGGCCTCGGCCGGGTGGCTCGGCGTGGACTGGGGATCGATCGGACTCGTGTTCGTCGTCGGTCTCGTCGCGACCCTGCTGATCGTGGGGCTCTACACCGCCGGCATCCGCTTGTTGGCGGTGGGGGCGCCCGACATCCGCGTGGGGGCGGACGGCGACCCGGAGGGCCGCGACGCCGTCACGGCCACGAGGGTCGCGCCGCGACCCGTGGCGGCCACGGTCGGCGGCTACGCGTGCTTCGCCGGTTTCGCGGCCGCGGTGCTCGTGGGGGTCTACCTCGTCATCCCGGCGTTCCACGGGCACTGACGCGGCCGGGGGCCCGTGGATCTCAGTCGGCGCTGGTCACCGACTGAACCTGCCCGTCGGAGGCGAGGTTCACCAGCAGGACGTCGTCCGTCGAGTCCGGGTCGAGTGCGTACTCGAGGACCGCGAACGGGTCCGTCCCCCCGTGCTCGTCGGCCAGGATCGTCATGCTCATGAGTTGAAGCGACTTGATGACGTCGATGTGCGTATCGCCGGACGGGTCGGAGAGCAGGTCGTCGAGCTCGTCGCCCAGCGTCGCCTGCTGCTGCAGGATGTACTCGGTCACCTCGCTCGTGCGGTCGTCGAGCTCGTTGACCATGGCGTTGCGGGCGGCGAGGTCGATCGTCTCGAGCGACGAGATCATGGCCGCGGCGACGTCGAGGGCGTCGATCGACACGTCGTCCTGATCCGGTGCGGTCAGATCGACGGTGACGCTCTGGTCGCCGAACTCGACGTTCTCCGACCAGAAGATCGACCCGTCGGGGCCTGACTCGAGGAGTCCGAAGAAGTCGTGCTCGATCGCCATCCCCCCATGAAACCAGCCCGACCCCCCTCGCGAAAGGCGACCCGCCAGAGCGACGACGTGCGGTAAAGGATCAGTCGACGAGCGAGGCGGCGAAAACGTGGGGCGTGAAGCCCGTGAGATCGTTGATCCCCTCGCCCTGGCCGAGCAGCTTCACCGGGATGCCGGTACGCTCCTGCACCGCCAGGACGAACCCGCCCTTGGCCGACCCGTCGAGCTTCGTGAGGACCAGGCCGGTCACCCCGGCGCTGTCGAGGAAGGCCTGCGCCTGCATGAGCCCGTTCTGTCCCGTCGTGGCATCCAGGACCAGGAGGACCTCGCTGATCGGAGCCTGCTTCTCGATGACGCGCTTGATCTTGCCGAGCTCGTCCATCAGGCCGCCCTTGGTGTGGAGGCGGCCCGCGGTGTCGACGAGCACGATCTCGGTGCCCGTCTCCTTCGCGTGCGCCACGGTCTGGAACGCGACGGATGCCGGGTCCTGACCCTCGTGCTGGGGGCGCACGATCGTGGCTCCCCCGCGCTCGGCCCACGTCGCCAGCTGGTCGACGGCCGCGGCACGGAAGGTGTCGGCCGCGCCGACGACGACCGTCCGCCCGTAGCGCTGCAGGAACTTCGCGAACTTGCCGATCGTCGTGGTCTTGCCGACGCCGTTGACGCCGACCACGAGGACCACGGCGGGGCGTTCGGTCAGGCGCAGCGTGGTGTCGAACTTCGCGAAGTGCTCTTCGAGGGTCTCGCGCAGCATGCGCTGCAGGTCGCGCGGATCCGTCGTGCGGTAGCGGTCGACCTTCTCACGCAGCTCGTCGATGAGCCGCTCGGTCACGTCGGGACCGAAGTCGGCGGTCAGAAGAGCCGTCTCGAGGTCGTCCCAC encodes:
- a CDS encoding DUF2004 domain-containing protein — protein: MAIEHDFFGLLESGPDGSIFWSENVEFGDQSVTVDLTAPDQDDVSIDALDVAAAMISSLETIDLAARNAMVNELDDRTSEVTEYILQQQATLGDELDDLLSDPSGDTHIDVIKSLQLMSMTILADEHGGTDPFAVLEYALDPDSTDDVLLVNLASDGQVQSVTSAD
- the ftsY gene encoding signal recognition particle-docking protein FtsY, whose protein sequence is MAENPWSLGRALRGLFVKPTIDETTWDDLETALLTADFGPDVTERLIDELREKVDRYRTTDPRDLQRMLRETLEEHFAKFDTTLRLTERPAVVLVVGVNGVGKTTTIGKFAKFLQRYGRTVVVGAADTFRAAAVDQLATWAERGGATIVRPQHEGQDPASVAFQTVAHAKETGTEIVLVDTAGRLHTKGGLMDELGKIKRVIEKQAPISEVLLVLDATTGQNGLMQAQAFLDSAGVTGLVLTKLDGSAKGGFVLAVQERTGIPVKLLGQGEGINDLTGFTPHVFAASLVD